The region GGCAAATATCTTGACCCCGATTACCCGAAGCGTCGTGTCCTTCTTCACGGTATAGGGATAATTCATCCACGGAACCCTATCATCACCGCAATTTGAGTTGTATTGCAAATAGACATTGACCCTGATTGCCAACCTTCCCTCCCGGGAAAGGGTTTGCAGTGCAGGGATGAGGCCTTCCGCGTCGCCAAAGAGCTCATGGACGGTGGTGTAACCATCGGCTGCCATCTCCTGAGCGGCGCGTGCCAACCCGTCCAGATCACCGCTCCGAAATCCCTCGAGTAAATAATGGCTGTGCGCCTCGATCAGTCCGGGCACAACGGTACGCCCCTGAAGATCGAGGAGTTGTGTGCCGGCGACCTGCAGCGCGAGCACCTCTTCGTTGCTGCCGACTGCCGAAATACGGTTGCCGTCCACCGCTATCGCCTGACCATTCGGCAGCGCTTCATCCAGGGTAATCACATTGGCATTGTAGAGGATGAGGTTTGGACTGACATCCGGCTTCAGAGCAACTTTTGGTTGTGTCGGAGCTATCGAAGGGAAGAAAAGCGCCAGCAGAGTTACCAGCTTAAGCAGTTTTTGCAAGATCATAGTATCCTCTCTTTTTGTTTCAGTTTTCTGATGCCGCGGTCTTCGGTAAGAAGCTTCATCTGCTGAATGGCAATGGCGTTCAGCTTTATCAGCCGGTCTTTCTGGGCCAGGCTCTCATTGATAAAAAGGGCATTGAGGTTTTCCAGATTGGAGAGGCAGACCAGTTGGGAGACATTGGCATAGTCTCTGATATTGCCTTTGTTGCCACGGTTGTTCTCCCGCCATTCCTTTGCGGTCTGACCAAACAGAGCGACATTCAGGACATCTGCTTCACTGGCATAAATATGATTGATCTGTGCTTTGGTCAGTTGCCGGGGAATTAAATTTTGCTTAATGGCGTCGGTATGGATGCGGTAGTTGATTTTGGCCAGATTCCTTTTGATATCCCAGCCGAGCTGCTTGAATTCTTCTTCTTTGAGCCGTTGGAATTCCTTGATCAGGTAGAGCTTGAATTCAACGGATATCCACGATGCAAACTCAAAGGCGATGTCCTTATGGGCATAAGTGCCGCCATAGCGCCCCGTCTTTGCAAGCAAACCGATCGCCGCCGTCGCAGATATCCAGCGCTTTGGCGTCAAAGAAAAACTGTTCAGCCCCGCCTGATTTCTAATTCCATCGAATTCGATGGAATTAAACGCCGGGTTGTTGAGCTGC is a window of candidate division KSB1 bacterium DNA encoding:
- a CDS encoding KilA-N domain-containing protein translates to MTQKSKKIEVLSRSVTIYQHREEDFISLTDIARHRDEKRSDYIIQNWMRNRNTIEFLGIWEQLNNPAFNSIEFDGIRNQAGLNSFSLTPKRWISATAAIGLLAKTGRYGGTYAHKDIAFEFASWISVEFKLYLIKEFQRLKEEEFKQLGWDIKRNLAKINYRIHTDAIKQNLIPRQLTKAQINHIYASEADVLNVALFGQTAKEWRENNRGNKGNIRDYANVSQLVCLSNLENLNALFINESLAQKDRLIKLNAIAIQQMKLLTEDRGIRKLKQKERIL